AATTACCATCCGTTTccattaaaacaaaaaaacttaGGTTACgtggtgataaaatggcgccAACATGAGGACATTTTCCAGTAAAAACATTTCCTTTCTGTAACGTGAGGAGACTGGCGGGACTCGAGTGATTCGGTTCCCTACCTTTCTTCGAAACGGAAAGCATCCTCTGTTCTCGTTGCTAGGTGGCGAATGATTGATCAGGAGATCCGGAGTCGGGGTGTTGTCTGGTCCCAGAACGTTCAACTCCTTGAAGCATTCGGTCTCAATCATCTGCGAAAAGAAAGGATACGGAAATTGGTATTGACGTGAAGACTGCAGCATCGCCACACCGAGTGGAACAATCGGTCGATTTATACGTTCGTACAATAGGGATGTATCGCAGTTAAGTGAAAAGTAAAGAATCAATGCTACGTCACGTCACAAACACCGGAGCTAGAGCTTTATACAGCTTCTACTTATTGTAACGCGCAACTTCTGTCTCTTATTGTACGTACAATAAGCAAACCCGATGCGAAGAGACATCTGGTTCTGAATTGCGGTACGGATTGAAACTCTACAAAAGGACCTCAGGCGACAATGGAGTCAcatagagaataaaaaaaaaaaaaatccattcaTTACCATGCGTATAATTTCGTTCGCGGTAACACGAATCGTTTTAAGAAATCTTTTTAAAAACTACGCGCTCACGTTTCCCGTGTTAAGATTGCGATAAAATTCAGTTTCCGTTGACGTCAATACGCTTATTTTTCTCGCTGCCTGTGGTTTTGAGATTATGATTAGATGGGAGGTCAATTCTCCCGGTTATACGCgctgcaataatttttttttttttttcactccataTAAACATTTGCTTGACTCCATACttcaactttcaaatttcttgaTTACTACGTGTTCACAACTGGTTTTAGTTTCGtggttttttattcttttttttattttttatatatatatatatatacgcatagtCATAATGACTTCTTACGCGAGATGACGTCCGTAGTAAATCGCCTACAGGCATCGATGAAGTACTTGTAACCACTTGAGTTTCGCAGATGTTTCACGGTATTGCAAATATAAGATTACTATAAATCTCGATCTTCGAAGATTTTTAAACCCCGCACAGTGTTCGAGGAATTTGTTTTGCGAATGGGTATTTTAACTCTCGATAAAACTCAGTTTGGATCGTACGAAAATAATATCTCACTCTGCTTTCGTGGCTCGGAAGAACAACACAGTCAATGAGAAATACAAGGTACTCAAGAAGTGTGCAAAGTTACCCAAAGAATATTGATTGAGAGATTTCTTATCACTGTTACTGACAGttcgaattttaaacaatttttatattactatttttactccgacatcacatgcattaatcaagaaatttttattactttcgaGACTCTGAAATGTGGACTGTAcaacaacaaagaaaaaaaagaaaaaaattgaagacaaTGCATATTATTTTACGTTCTCGTAGAAGGGATGCTTTGAAAAGTTGACGTAACGATTTTTGATAAAACACTCGGATTATACAAATAGCGAACACTTGAGTTATTCTTTTGACGTCGACTCGTGAAAAATTTAGGGTCTGCAAAATGATGCCTGTCGAATACACGTGCAATGTACTGTAACGCACAACTCTTTGAAGTCGGTTGAAATTCATGAGGTCTCGATGGAATCCACAAAAACCCGTCGAGTTGCACGAAATCTACGGAAAAACTCTGCGTAACGTTATAAAAAGTTTGTAAAACCCATGAAtttcggatgaaaaatttttctcagagaAGAAATACATTTCTTGAAAAGAGTTTCCTAAAAATGTTTGATGAAGTTTTCTGCGTGATGCGAAACCGTGAATAATGCGGAACGATATATAACGACATCTTTATTAGTTCGgctattttatttcttacgaCCGTAACTAAATGTATTTCTTACCTCATTCTGCCACGGAATCGAGACACTCCCGGTGTTGAATTTGCTGTAAAAAGTGTCGTCGGTTGCGTCTAAATTGACACCCTTGACAGTGGAGAATTGCTCGATGTCCAGAACGTCCTTAGCGTAAACGGCATGCGGCTGCAAGGTGTCATTACCGAttgggtaaatttttaaatacgtCGAGAGGAGTCGTTGTTCAACACTGATTTCTATACTAAACGAGAAACGTGATTTGTGGATTTTCTCTACACTCCGACGTGTTTCAGTACATCAAATAAGATTCAGCGCATATTTTCATACGTACCAATTTGACTGTTTTTGTGAGTAAAAACCAACTATAAAATTTCCTTCTCGGAGGACAAAAAAACTGCAGACATTATCGTTTGTTGATGCTGAATTCGTAGAAAAAAGATGCTGGTTCGTAGAAAAAAGTTGCATCATTATcgaaaaatcttcgatttttGGTGCCAAACTTTATAGGTGATTTTACCCTTCGCGCGTCGTATTTGtcacgtaaaaaaatataagcacactgtatttttcgatgcTGTAAAACATATCGCAGAACGAGGGGTTGATTGCGCATCGATTTGATGCACACCTTGTTTCAAGATTACAAAAACTTCAAAAGATTTTAGagatatgaataaataaataaaatttcagagattttaaaaatttcaaacatttaaACAGACTTCAAGCAAAGTTCAAAGAACTGCAAGAGATCTCAgcgatttcaaaatatttctgaagATATTGTCAAGAGATTTCagagatttcgaaatatttctgaagATATTATCAAGAGATTTCATAAGATTTCAGAAGATTTCGAAGATTACAGAAGATTTCAAGGGATTTAGAAAGGTTTCCGGAAAAGCGTGCGTCAAATTTCACGAGTGATAAACACCTCGTcacagaatgaaaaaatcgttgaagTACACACCTCTGGCACTTTCGTTGACAGTTATTTAAGACATTTCTAAAATTCCCGTGACTTTCCAGGGATTTCCACGAAAGTGGTTATACCAGGATGGACTCGATTGCAAGCAAACTAggttgagaaaagaaaaggaccCTTATCCCGTTTCGTAAAAGGATGTACTCACGTCAGGCACGAAAGGCGGTTCCCACATCCCAGCTTCAACCCTCTTCCAATTCAGACACTGGAAGAAGCTGTGAAGTTTGACCTCCTTGGATCCATGCCTTCCGCATTTCGAGCCGAGCCTTGACTTGGGATTCTTTTTAAGCAACTGCTGACAGAGGCTTTTCGCCTCCTCCGTAAACTTGTGCGAGTACTTCTCCTGGTCCTCCTTGACCCTGCGGTCGACCTCCTCGCGTTTCACCTTCTCCTTCCGGGCCCTGAACGGTGCCTGGCCTTCGATCATCTCGTACAAAAGGCACCCGAAGCTGAACCAGTCCGGCGAATAGGTGTACTTCTCGTTGTCGATGACCTCGGGAGCCATGTAGCCGACGGTTCCAACTCTACCCTTGACCATGTCACCCTCCATGATCTCGACCGCTAGTCCAAGGTCGGAAATCCTTACGTGCCCGTGATCGTCGAGGAGTATATTCTCGGGCTTGCAGTCGCGGTAAACGATCCCTTGAAGGTGAAGGTGGTCGAGACCGCAGACGACTTCCGCGGCGTAGAACCTGGCCCGGTTCACATCGAAGCCCGGATCGCCGCCCATGTTGTATATGTGAAACTTCAAGTCACCGCCGTTCATGATGGTCAGGACGAGGCAGAGGGCGTCCTTGGTCGCGTAGGCGTAGGCCAGAGACACGACGAACTTGGAGTTTATCTTCTGGAGTATGTTCTTCTCGACAAGTACCATCGCCTCGCCCTTCCGTTTCTTGATACGCTTCTTCTCGAGTTTCTTGCAGGCGTACATCTTCCCCGTGGCTCTAACCTGGCAGGCGCAGACCTCGCCGAAACCACCCTTACCCAGTACTCGGTACATGCGGAAGGTCTTGTAGGTGACCGGCTGGCTCTCGAGCCACTTCCATTGAAGGTACCGGTAGAAGTAGAAGCTAGTCAGGAACGCGGAGAACGGTTCCCCGGCAAGGAAGTCCTTCACCTTCTGGGATATCTCGTCGAAGAGCTCCCTGTTCCCAAGACTCAGACGCTCCTCGCATTGGGTTATAAGCGCGTCGTTCAGCACGTCCACGACGTCCGAAGCCTCGTGCTTCAGGTAGTGCTCGAACAGCTCTTTTCCGACCTCCGATCGATTCTCGTCCATCTCTATCTCGTACTTCTCGATCTCGTCCAAGAACAGATTGTAACGGTGGTAGGATGGCTTCTTGTTCTGGCAGAACTGACGAAACAGCAGCCTCCCAATCGGCTGCTGATCGACCACGTAGCTGTACTTGATATCTGGAATTCAAAACGGTTTGTCTGATTACACAGgtcggagagaaaaaaattacaattttttttcacctgcaTGCACTGAGAAAGATTTCATTTGTAACagtatagtaactagaaaaattgagcaaaacaggtatcgttaaaaaaaactgtttgaatactgttggaattacgaaaaacgtgGTGAGcttaaacattttgcgctatcgtcgatccttttttggttattgcaacgcaaaatcagtttgtgaggtttactctacttttttagttaaacaaggctttaacgtcaatttattcttgcacgagcgttaaattttcgcaacggttgcaagaaaatataacagctagaaaactaattttcattttctaccaaGAACTATATGttgtcgattgtggtaaaaaatgaaaatagttaaggactgaccggtaaccggaaataaatatttctctcAGTATGGGACGTTTTTGCTGAATGTCATGTTTTCGAGTGCACCGAATCCAAAAAtgacttccatttccctccATTACGTACATTGTTCTTGCAAAACGCAAGGTTTAACCATAAAAAGAAAGcacaacaataatgaaaaaaatcaccgttTTATCACAACgaactaaacaatatttcttacgaAATTAAACAAGCAAATTTctttgtgaaatttatttaacattcCGTGTTTATTCTTTGTGCCATATGAAacctcttcttcctctctttgATACCTCCCTGAACAAGCTTCCGcttttaattttctgtttccctGTTTGTATTTACTCTCGAGTTTCACTCTAATACACAGTAAACGAAAGTACAGAAATCACTTTTGCGTAAGATTTTCAGAATCAAGAATAGGATACCAACCAGATTTCGAGTTAAATGGGAGATTGACTCTAAATGAAAAGTCATTCggtgtaattttttgatttttaatttacgtaCGGTTGAtaagatatatatgtatatctctCTCGCTCTCACTCTCTCGCTTGTTTTCTCGTCGTTTCACACTTGTGAAAAACCTGGATTTACCAGATGGGTGTGACCAGAGCCAAGAGCCTAACCTCCTCTATGCAAATATGTACTTCAACGTCCGTCGTGTCACATACATTCCGTCGTTGTGGacttgatcattttttattcgcagATATCCCTTGATGTGATATAGTAAATAGAAGATCCGGGATGATGCGAAGAACAGGAGTCAGTCATACTTGAGCCTAATATACGTACGCCTGAATAAACATCACGAGTAGTCGGTAACGCCGATAAATTGTACGCACACGAAGATTACTCGATACTTCAAATAAATTCTAAAGCGATTTTCATGTAccgtatatatattaattattcatcatttGTTCATTATCACAAGTCAATGTTTATATTTGACTAAATTCTTTGACACGTTATTTAAAGTGCACagggatcaatttttttttccaaatacctGCGACTGCTTGTACGTTAAATGATCTT
This region of Neodiprion fabricii isolate iyNeoFabr1 chromosome 7, iyNeoFabr1.1, whole genome shotgun sequence genomic DNA includes:
- the LOC124187188 gene encoding G protein-coupled receptor kinase 2 isoform X3, whose product is MELENIVANTVYLKAREGGGDSNKGKSKKWRKILQFPHISQCIDFKNTLDIKYSYVVDQQPIGRLLFRQFCQNKKPSYHRYNLFLDEIEKYEIEMDENRSEVGKELFEHYLKHEASDVVDVLNDALITQCEERLSLGNRELFDEISQKVKDFLAGEPFSAFLTSFYFYRYLQWKWLESQPVTYKTFRMYRVLGKGGFGEVCACQVRATGKMYACKKLEKKRIKKRKGEAMVLVEKNILQKINSKFVVSLAYAYATKDALCLVLTIMNGGDLKFHIYNMGGDPGFDVNRARFYAAEVVCGLDHLHLQGIVYRDCKPENILLDDHGHVRISDLGLAVEIMEGDMVKGRVGTVGYMAPEVIDNEKYTYSPDWFSFGCLLYEMIEGQAPFRARKEKVKREEVDRRVKEDQEKYSHKFTEEAKSLCQQLLKKNPKSRLGSKCGRHGSKEVKLHSFFQCLNWKRVEAGMWEPPFVPDYRNQC
- the LOC124187188 gene encoding G protein-coupled receptor kinase 2 isoform X2; protein product: MELENIVANTVYLKAREGGGDSNKGKSKKWRKILQFPHISQCIDFKNTLDIKYSYVVDQQPIGRLLFRQFCQNKKPSYHRYNLFLDEIEKYEIEMDENRSEVGKELFEHYLKHEASDVVDVLNDALITQCEERLSLGNRELFDEISQKVKDFLAGEPFSAFLTSFYFYRYLQWKWLESQPVTYKTFRMYRVLGKGGFGEVCACQVRATGKMYACKKLEKKRIKKRKGEAMVLVEKNILQKINSKFVVSLAYAYATKDALCLVLTIMNGGDLKFHIYNMGGDPGFDVNRARFYAAEVVCGLDHLHLQGIVYRDCKPENILLDDHGHVRISDLGLAVEIMEGDMVKGRVGTVGYMAPEVIDNEKYTYSPDWFSFGCLLYEMIEGQAPFRARKEKVKREEVDRRVKEDQEKYSHKFTEEAKSLCQQLLKKNPKSRLGSKCGRHGSKEVKLHSFFQCLNWKRVEAGMWEPPFVPDKSVLNNDSSRRI
- the LOC124187188 gene encoding G protein-coupled receptor kinase 2 isoform X1, translated to MELENIVANTVYLKAREGGGDSNKGKSKKWRKILQFPHISQCIDFKNTLDIKYSYVVDQQPIGRLLFRQFCQNKKPSYHRYNLFLDEIEKYEIEMDENRSEVGKELFEHYLKHEASDVVDVLNDALITQCEERLSLGNRELFDEISQKVKDFLAGEPFSAFLTSFYFYRYLQWKWLESQPVTYKTFRMYRVLGKGGFGEVCACQVRATGKMYACKKLEKKRIKKRKGEAMVLVEKNILQKINSKFVVSLAYAYATKDALCLVLTIMNGGDLKFHIYNMGGDPGFDVNRARFYAAEVVCGLDHLHLQGIVYRDCKPENILLDDHGHVRISDLGLAVEIMEGDMVKGRVGTVGYMAPEVIDNEKYTYSPDWFSFGCLLYEMIEGQAPFRARKEKVKREEVDRRVKEDQEKYSHKFTEEAKSLCQQLLKKNPKSRLGSKCGRHGSKEVKLHSFFQCLNWKRVEAGMWEPPFVPDPHAVYAKDVLDIEQFSTVKGVNLDATDDTFYSKFNTGSVSIPWQNEMIETECFKELNVLGPDNTPTPDLLINHSPPSNENRGCFPFRRKKKQSARTREIPVSECYLLELSQNQISEMPAS